A single region of the Nocardioides sp. W7 genome encodes:
- the carA gene encoding glutamine-hydrolyzing carbamoyl-phosphate synthase small subunit, whose protein sequence is MPLHAPAILVLEDGRTFTGEAYGAPGETFGEAVFNTGMSGYQETLTDPSYHRQVVVMTAPHIGNTGVNDEDTESSRIWVAGYVVRDPARRPSNWRSRRSLDDELRDQGVVGISGIDTRALTRHLRERGAMRVGISSVETDPAALLARVRASTEMSGSELATEVSTKEAYVVAAQGEKKLTVAALDLGIKTMTPYRMAERGIEVHVLPAGSTLADVLAVQPDGLFYSNGPGDPAATTQQIEVLQGALAQDLPYFGICFGNQLFGRALGFGTYKLKYGHRGINQPVMDRTTGKVEVTAHNHGFAVDAPLTGETTTPYGVASVSHVCLNDDVVEGLELRDEAGALKSFSVQYHPEAAAGPHDAAYLFDRFVQLMESRPGSTTGSEA, encoded by the coding sequence GTGCCGTTGCATGCCCCCGCGATCCTGGTCCTCGAGGACGGTCGCACCTTCACCGGCGAGGCGTACGGCGCCCCCGGCGAGACGTTCGGCGAGGCGGTCTTCAACACCGGCATGTCCGGCTACCAGGAGACGCTCACCGATCCGTCGTACCACCGTCAGGTCGTCGTGATGACGGCCCCGCACATCGGCAACACCGGCGTCAACGACGAGGACACCGAGTCCTCGCGGATCTGGGTGGCCGGGTACGTCGTCCGCGACCCCGCCCGCCGCCCGTCCAACTGGCGCTCGCGGCGCTCGCTGGACGACGAGCTGCGCGACCAGGGTGTCGTCGGCATCTCCGGCATCGACACCCGCGCGCTCACCCGCCACCTGCGCGAGCGCGGTGCGATGCGGGTCGGCATCTCCTCGGTCGAGACCGACCCGGCGGCCCTGCTGGCGCGGGTCCGGGCCTCGACCGAGATGAGCGGCTCCGAGCTCGCCACCGAGGTCAGCACGAAGGAGGCGTACGTCGTCGCGGCGCAGGGTGAGAAGAAGCTCACCGTCGCCGCCCTCGACCTCGGCATCAAGACCATGACGCCCTACCGGATGGCCGAGCGCGGCATCGAGGTGCACGTGCTGCCGGCCGGCTCGACCCTCGCCGACGTCCTCGCCGTGCAGCCCGACGGGCTCTTCTACTCCAACGGCCCCGGCGATCCCGCCGCGACCACCCAGCAGATCGAGGTGCTCCAGGGCGCGCTCGCCCAGGACCTGCCCTACTTCGGCATCTGCTTCGGCAACCAGCTGTTCGGGCGCGCGCTGGGCTTCGGCACCTACAAGCTGAAGTACGGCCACCGCGGCATCAACCAGCCCGTGATGGACCGCACCACCGGCAAGGTCGAGGTGACCGCCCACAACCACGGGTTCGCCGTCGACGCACCGCTGACCGGCGAGACGACCACGCCGTACGGCGTCGCGAGCGTCAGCCACGTCTGCCTCAACGACGACGTCGTCGAGGGCCTCGAGCTGCGTGACGAGGCCGGCGCCCTGAAGAGCTTCTCCGTCCAGTACCACCCCGAGGCCGCCGCCGGCCCGCACGACGCGGCGTACCTCTTCGACCGGTTCGTCCAACTCATGGAGTCCCGACCGGGCTCGACCACCGGAAGCGAGGCCTGA
- the carB gene encoding carbamoyl-phosphate synthase large subunit, giving the protein MPKREDIKSVLVIGSGPIIIGQACEFDYSGTQACRVLKDEGIRVILVNSNPATIMTDPEFADATYVEPITPEFVEQVIAKERPDALLPTLGGQTALNAAIALHENGVLEKYGVEMIGASFEAIHRGENRELFNAIVAKVGGETARSFVCHSLDDCEKAVGELGYPVVIRPSFTMGGTGSGIAFDATDLERIAGSGLSASPTTEVLIEESIIGWKEYELEVMRDQADNVVIICSIENLDPMGVHTGDSITVAPAMTLTDREYQHLRDLAIGIIREVGVDTGGCNIQYAVNPADGRVIVIEMNPRVSRSSALASKATGFPIAKIAAKVAIGYTLDEIPNDITVRADGSSTPAAFEPTLDYVVVKVPRFAFEKFPGADKRLTTHMKSVGEAMAIGRNFTEALQKALRSLESKDAVFDWHQEYVELDKAALLEEIAVPTDGRLKRVMDAIRAGATPEEIFEATGIDPWFVDQLMLINEVAAEVTAAPELTPELLRLAKRHGFSDVQLGKIRGMTPDVVRGVRHALGIRPVFKTVDTCAAEFAAATPYHYSSYDEESEVAPRERPAVIILGSGPNRIGQGIEFDYSCVHASLALSEAGYETVMVNCNPETVSTDYDTSDRLYFEPLTLEDVLEVVHAETLAGPIAGVICQLGGQTPLGLAQGLAANGVTIVGTSPDSIDLAEERGAFGRVLAEAGLVAPKHGTATSYPEAQAIATEIGYPVLVRPSYVLGGRGMEIVYGDDALQAYLEKYVAAGLISREAPVLVDRFLDDAVEIDVDAIFDGDELFLGGVMEHIEEAGIHSGDSSCALPPITLGDHEIGRIREATEAIARGVGVRGLLNIQFALSSDILYVLEANPRASRTVPFVSKATATPLAKAAARVMLGETIAQLREAGLLPATGDGGNLPADQPIAVKEAVMPFNRFRTPDGAQVDTVLGPEMKSTGEVMGFDDDFGTAFAKSQAAAFGPLPTSGKVFVSMANRDKRSMIFPVKVLADLGFEILATQGTAEVLRRNGVPSTVVRKHFEGEGPNGERTTVQLIHDGEIQLIVNTPYGAGTGGHARLDGYEIRTAAVRANVPCITTVQGLGAVVQGIEAVRRGDIGVRSLQEWAARRTGVEVAGG; this is encoded by the coding sequence ATGCCCAAGCGCGAGGACATCAAGTCCGTCCTGGTGATCGGGTCCGGCCCGATCATCATCGGCCAGGCCTGCGAGTTCGACTACTCCGGCACCCAGGCCTGCCGGGTCCTGAAGGACGAGGGCATCCGGGTCATCCTGGTGAACTCCAACCCGGCCACGATCATGACCGACCCCGAGTTCGCGGACGCGACGTACGTCGAGCCGATCACCCCGGAGTTCGTCGAGCAGGTGATCGCCAAGGAGCGCCCCGACGCGCTGCTGCCGACCCTGGGCGGCCAGACCGCCCTCAACGCGGCGATCGCGCTGCACGAGAACGGCGTGCTGGAGAAGTACGGCGTCGAGATGATCGGCGCCAGCTTCGAGGCCATCCACCGCGGTGAGAACCGCGAGCTCTTCAACGCGATCGTGGCGAAGGTCGGCGGCGAGACCGCCCGCAGCTTCGTGTGCCACTCGCTGGACGACTGCGAGAAGGCCGTCGGCGAGCTCGGCTACCCGGTCGTGATCCGGCCGTCGTTCACGATGGGCGGCACCGGCTCCGGCATCGCCTTCGACGCGACCGACCTGGAGCGGATCGCCGGCTCCGGACTGTCCGCCAGCCCGACGACCGAGGTCCTCATCGAGGAGTCGATCATCGGCTGGAAGGAGTACGAGCTGGAGGTGATGCGCGACCAGGCCGACAACGTCGTCATCATCTGCTCGATCGAGAACCTCGACCCGATGGGCGTGCACACCGGCGACTCGATCACCGTCGCCCCGGCGATGACGCTGACCGACCGCGAGTACCAGCACCTGCGCGACCTGGCCATCGGCATCATCCGCGAGGTCGGCGTCGACACCGGCGGCTGCAACATCCAGTACGCCGTCAACCCCGCCGACGGCCGGGTCATCGTCATCGAGATGAACCCGCGGGTCTCGCGCTCGTCCGCGCTGGCGTCGAAGGCCACCGGCTTCCCGATCGCCAAGATCGCCGCCAAGGTCGCGATCGGCTACACCCTCGACGAGATCCCCAACGACATCACGGTCCGCGCGGACGGCTCCAGCACCCCGGCCGCCTTCGAGCCGACCCTCGACTACGTCGTGGTGAAGGTGCCGCGGTTCGCCTTCGAGAAGTTCCCCGGCGCCGACAAGCGGCTGACGACGCACATGAAGTCGGTCGGCGAGGCGATGGCCATCGGTCGCAACTTCACCGAGGCGCTGCAGAAGGCGCTGCGCTCGCTGGAGTCGAAGGACGCCGTCTTCGACTGGCACCAGGAGTACGTCGAGCTGGACAAGGCCGCCCTCCTGGAGGAGATCGCCGTCCCCACCGACGGCCGGCTGAAGCGGGTGATGGACGCGATCCGCGCCGGCGCCACGCCCGAGGAGATCTTCGAGGCCACCGGCATCGACCCGTGGTTCGTCGACCAGCTGATGCTGATCAACGAGGTCGCCGCCGAGGTGACCGCCGCGCCCGAGCTCACCCCCGAGCTGCTGCGCCTGGCCAAGCGGCACGGCTTCTCCGACGTCCAGCTCGGCAAGATCCGCGGGATGACCCCCGACGTGGTCCGCGGGGTCCGGCACGCGCTCGGCATCCGCCCGGTCTTCAAGACCGTCGACACCTGCGCGGCCGAGTTCGCCGCGGCGACGCCGTACCACTACTCGTCGTACGACGAGGAGAGCGAGGTCGCCCCGCGCGAGCGGCCGGCGGTGATCATCCTCGGCTCCGGGCCGAACCGGATCGGGCAGGGCATCGAGTTCGACTACTCGTGCGTGCACGCCTCGCTCGCGCTCAGCGAGGCCGGCTACGAGACCGTGATGGTCAACTGCAACCCGGAGACGGTCAGCACCGACTACGACACCTCCGACCGGCTCTACTTCGAGCCGCTGACGCTCGAGGACGTGCTGGAGGTCGTGCACGCCGAGACCCTGGCCGGGCCGATCGCGGGCGTCATCTGCCAGCTCGGCGGCCAGACCCCGCTCGGGCTCGCGCAGGGTCTCGCGGCGAACGGCGTGACGATCGTCGGCACCTCACCCGACTCCATCGACCTGGCCGAGGAGCGCGGCGCCTTCGGGCGGGTGCTCGCCGAGGCCGGTCTGGTGGCGCCCAAGCACGGCACGGCCACTTCGTACCCCGAGGCGCAGGCGATCGCGACCGAGATCGGCTACCCGGTGCTGGTGCGTCCGTCGTACGTCCTCGGCGGCCGCGGCATGGAGATCGTGTACGGCGACGACGCGCTGCAGGCCTACCTGGAGAAGTACGTCGCCGCCGGGCTGATCTCGCGCGAGGCACCGGTGCTGGTCGACCGGTTCCTCGACGACGCGGTCGAGATCGACGTCGACGCGATCTTCGACGGCGACGAGCTCTTCCTCGGCGGCGTGATGGAGCACATCGAGGAGGCCGGCATCCACTCCGGCGACTCCTCGTGCGCGCTGCCGCCGATCACCCTGGGCGACCACGAGATCGGTCGGATCCGTGAAGCGACCGAGGCGATCGCCCGCGGGGTCGGGGTGCGCGGGCTGCTCAACATCCAGTTCGCGCTCAGCTCGGACATCCTCTACGTCCTGGAGGCCAACCCGCGCGCGTCGCGGACGGTGCCGTTCGTGTCCAAGGCGACCGCGACGCCGCTGGCCAAGGCCGCGGCCCGGGTGATGCTGGGGGAGACGATCGCGCAGCTGCGCGAGGCCGGCCTGCTCCCCGCGACCGGCGACGGCGGCAACCTGCCCGCCGACCAGCCGATCGCGGTCAAGGAGGCGGTGATGCCGTTCAACCGGTTCCGCACCCCCGACGGCGCCCAGGTCGACACCGTGCTCGGCCCCGAGATGAAGTCGACCGGCGAGGTGATGGGCTTCGACGACGACTTCGGCACCGCGTTCGCGAAGTCGCAGGCCGCGGCGTTCGGCCCGCTCCCGACCTCGGGCAAGGTCTTCGTCTCGATGGCCAACCGCGACAAGCGCTCGATGATCTTCCCGGTCAAGGTCCTCGCGGACCTGGGCTTCGAGATCCTCGCGACCCAGGGCACCGCCGAGGTGCTGCGCCGCAACGGCGTCCCCTCGACGGTGGTGCGCAAGCACTTCGAGGGCGAGGGGCCCAACGGCGAGCGGACCACCGTCCAGCTGATCCACGACGGCGAGATCCAGCTGATCGTGAACACGCCGTACGGCGCCGGCACGGGCGGCCACGCCCGCCTGGACGGCTACGAGATCCGCACCGCCGCCGTGCGCGCCAACGTCCCGTGCATCACCACCGTCCAGGGCCTGGGCGCGGTCGTGCAGGGCATCGAGGCGGTCCGGCGCGGCGACATCGGTGTCCGCAGCCTGCAGGAGTGGGCAGCGCGTCGCACGGGGGTCGAGGTCGCCGGTGGTTGA
- a CDS encoding quinone-dependent dihydroorotate dehydrogenase, which produces MTAYDVLFDHVATRIDPERAHHLGFRAVRAARPVLSRRHTPGTPVQALGLTFPNVLGLAAGFDKNAVGIDALAALGFGHVEVGTVTGHGQPGNPTPRLFRLPEDRAVVNRMGFNNDGAEAVARRLAARAASLGGRVGRREERAAGVSRPVLGVNIGKTKVVPDDDQAAVEADYERSARLLAPHADYLVVNVSSPNTPGLRNLQAVEKLQPLLEHVRRVADEATAARVPLLVKIAPDLADDDVLGVADLAVAIGLDGIIATNTTISREGLASPDAEVEAIGAGGLSGRPLTQRSLEVIRLLRGRVGPDLTLIGVGGITTVEEAQDRLDAGADLLQGYTAFVYEGPGWPRRIVRGLRARS; this is translated from the coding sequence GTGACGGCGTACGACGTCCTCTTCGACCACGTCGCCACCCGGATCGACCCGGAACGGGCCCACCACCTGGGCTTCCGGGCGGTCCGGGCGGCGCGGCCGGTGCTGTCCCGGCGGCACACGCCCGGCACGCCGGTGCAGGCCCTCGGGCTGACCTTCCCCAACGTCCTCGGCCTGGCGGCCGGCTTCGACAAGAACGCCGTCGGCATCGACGCGCTGGCCGCGCTCGGCTTCGGGCACGTCGAGGTCGGCACCGTCACCGGCCACGGCCAGCCCGGCAACCCCACGCCGCGGCTGTTCCGCCTCCCCGAGGACCGTGCGGTGGTCAACCGGATGGGCTTCAACAACGACGGTGCCGAGGCGGTGGCGCGTCGCCTCGCCGCGCGCGCGGCGTCTCTCGGTGGTCGAGTAGGCCGTCGCGAGGAACGAGCGGCGGGCGTATCGAGACCGGTCCTCGGCGTGAACATCGGCAAGACCAAGGTCGTGCCCGACGACGACCAGGCCGCGGTCGAGGCCGACTACGAGCGGTCCGCGCGGCTGCTGGCACCCCACGCCGACTACCTGGTGGTCAACGTCAGCTCGCCCAACACCCCGGGACTGCGGAACCTGCAGGCGGTCGAGAAGCTGCAGCCGCTGCTGGAGCACGTCCGCCGGGTCGCCGACGAGGCGACGGCCGCCCGGGTGCCGCTGCTGGTCAAGATCGCTCCCGACCTCGCCGACGACGACGTGCTCGGCGTGGCGGACCTGGCCGTGGCGATCGGCCTCGACGGCATCATCGCGACCAACACCACGATCTCCCGCGAGGGGCTGGCCAGTCCGGACGCCGAGGTCGAGGCGATCGGCGCCGGCGGCCTGTCCGGCCGACCGCTCACCCAGCGGTCGCTGGAGGTGATCCGGCTGCTCCGCGGCCGGGTCGGTCCCGACCTGACCCTGATCGGCGTCGGCGGCATCACCACCGTCGAGGAGGCCCAGGACCGCCTGGATGCCGGTGCCGACCTGCTGCAGGGCTACACGGCGTTCGTCTACGAGGGCCCGGGGTGGCCGCGACGGATCGTCCGAGGGCTCCGGGCCAGGTCATGA
- a CDS encoding HisA/HisF-related TIM barrel protein — protein sequence MSNPTTLAGLTLPNPVLVASGCGGTGRELTPYLGEDGLAGLGGFVTRSISLDPRPGARQPRVVETPSGLLHAEGANPGLEPFLATELPWLVRSGTRVIVSITGRTLGEHAELARLLGRAPGLSAIEVGVSGEPFHAASLVAAVVRDLPRGLPVLAKLRPDLLRVVETARAVLEAGAAAVVLADAQAAALPDGRPAGLSGPAIRPVALRCVTEVCAALPDAQVVGAGGITTAADARSFLDAGAVAVQLGTALLHDPTTAARIAAELT from the coding sequence ATGAGCAACCCCACGACCCTCGCCGGGCTGACGCTGCCCAACCCCGTCCTGGTCGCCTCCGGCTGCGGCGGCACCGGCCGCGAGCTCACGCCGTACCTCGGCGAGGACGGGCTCGCCGGTCTCGGCGGCTTCGTCACCCGGTCGATCAGCCTCGACCCGCGGCCCGGTGCCCGGCAGCCCCGGGTCGTGGAGACCCCGTCGGGGCTGCTGCACGCCGAGGGGGCCAACCCCGGCCTGGAGCCGTTCCTCGCCACCGAGCTGCCGTGGCTGGTGCGCTCCGGCACCCGGGTGATCGTCTCGATCACCGGCCGCACGCTGGGGGAGCACGCCGAGCTCGCCCGGCTGCTGGGCCGGGCGCCGGGTCTGTCGGCGATCGAGGTCGGGGTCAGCGGGGAGCCGTTCCACGCGGCGAGCCTGGTCGCGGCGGTCGTCCGCGACCTGCCGCGCGGGCTGCCGGTGCTGGCCAAGCTGCGACCCGACCTGTTGCGCGTCGTCGAGACCGCGCGAGCGGTCCTCGAGGCCGGTGCCGCCGCCGTCGTGCTCGCCGACGCCCAGGCCGCCGCGCTGCCCGACGGCCGCCCCGCGGGACTGTCCGGGCCCGCGATCCGCCCGGTGGCCCTGCGCTGCGTCACCGAGGTGTGCGCCGCGCTCCCGGACGCCCAGGTCGTCGGCGCTGGGGGCATCACCACCGCGGCCGACGCGCGCAGCTTCCTCGACGCCGGCGCCGTCGCCGTCCAGCTCGGCACCGCCTTGCTCCACGACCCCACCACCGCCGCGCGGATCGCCGCCGAGCTCACCTGA
- the pyrF gene encoding orotidine-5'-phosphate decarboxylase, which translates to MTFGARLHAAIAARGPFCVGIDPHAALLHDWGLDDDVAGLERFALTVVEAVAPYSSVVKPQSAFYERFGSRGVAVLERVIAESRAAGALVLLDVKRGDIGSTSQAYADAYLDPASPLASDAITASPFLGFGSLDPMIDTARRHDAGVFVLALTSNKEGPEVQHARTDAGPTVAGTVLEHLRRLNADAEPLGSFGAVIGATIGESDEDLAFNGPVLAPGYGAQGGTTADLRRIFGPTAGAVLASSSREVLRLGPDAAAMRDAVRRTNDELTA; encoded by the coding sequence ATGACCTTCGGAGCGCGCCTGCACGCCGCGATCGCCGCCCGCGGCCCGTTCTGCGTCGGCATCGACCCGCACGCCGCCCTGCTGCACGACTGGGGCCTGGACGACGACGTGGCCGGGCTGGAGCGGTTCGCGCTGACGGTCGTGGAGGCGGTGGCGCCGTACTCCTCGGTCGTCAAGCCGCAGTCGGCGTTCTACGAGCGCTTCGGCAGCCGCGGCGTCGCCGTCCTCGAGCGGGTGATCGCCGAGTCGCGGGCCGCGGGTGCGCTGGTGCTGCTGGACGTCAAGCGCGGGGACATCGGCTCCACCTCGCAGGCCTACGCCGATGCCTACCTCGATCCCGCCTCGCCGCTGGCCTCGGATGCGATCACCGCCAGCCCGTTCCTCGGCTTCGGCTCGCTGGACCCGATGATCGACACCGCCCGTCGCCACGACGCGGGCGTCTTCGTGCTCGCCCTGACCTCCAACAAGGAGGGCCCGGAGGTGCAGCACGCCCGCACCGACGCCGGTCCCACCGTCGCCGGCACCGTCCTGGAGCACCTGCGCCGGCTCAACGCCGACGCCGAGCCGCTCGGCAGCTTCGGCGCCGTGATCGGCGCGACCATCGGCGAGTCGGACGAGGACCTCGCGTTCAACGGCCCGGTCCTCGCCCCCGGGTACGGCGCCCAGGGCGGCACCACCGCCGACCTCCGCCGGATCTTCGGCCCGACCGCCGGCGCCGTGCTGGCCAGCTCCTCGCGCGAGGTGCTCCGGCTCGGTCCGGACGCCGCCGCGATGCGCGACGCCGTACGTCGGACCAACGACGAGCTGACCGCGTAG
- the mihF gene encoding integration host factor, actinobacterial type yields the protein MALPPLTPEQRQAALEKAAASRRERAEVKNRLKNSGASIVDVLHQGQTNEVVGKMRVVDLLQSMPGLGKVRARQVMERLGIAESRRVRGLGTKQVAALEAEFAPRDPA from the coding sequence GTGGCACTGCCCCCTCTCACCCCCGAACAGCGCCAGGCGGCCCTCGAGAAGGCCGCCGCCTCCCGGCGGGAGCGGGCCGAGGTGAAGAACCGGCTGAAGAACTCCGGTGCCTCCATCGTCGACGTTCTGCACCAGGGCCAGACCAACGAGGTCGTCGGCAAGATGCGGGTCGTGGACCTGCTGCAGTCGATGCCCGGCCTGGGCAAGGTGCGGGCGCGTCAGGTGATGGAGCGCCTGGGCATCGCCGAGAGCCGCCGTGTCCGGGGGCTCGGCACCAAGCAGGTCGCCGCCCTCGAGGCCGAGTTCGCGCCTCGCGACCCCGCGTGA
- the gmk gene encoding guanylate kinase, whose protein sequence is MIGHRSRLVVLAGPTAVGKGTVAAAVRAAHPEVWISVSATTRNPRPGEENGVHYWFVSDEEFDKMIAENDLLEWAVVHQRARYGTPRQPVELALASGHPAMLEIDLQGARQVRTTMPDALFVFLKPPSWDELVRRLVGRGTETAEERERRLVTAREELAAEPEFDVTIVNHEVHAAADELVTLMMQPPTDL, encoded by the coding sequence GTGATCGGGCACCGCTCCCGGCTCGTCGTACTCGCCGGCCCCACGGCCGTCGGCAAGGGGACCGTCGCCGCCGCCGTGCGTGCCGCCCACCCCGAGGTCTGGATCTCGGTGTCGGCGACCACCCGCAACCCCCGGCCGGGGGAGGAGAACGGCGTCCACTACTGGTTCGTCTCCGACGAGGAGTTCGACAAGATGATCGCCGAGAACGACCTGCTGGAGTGGGCGGTCGTGCACCAGCGGGCCCGCTACGGCACGCCGCGCCAGCCCGTCGAGCTCGCCCTGGCCTCCGGCCACCCCGCCATGCTCGAGATCGATCTGCAGGGCGCGCGCCAGGTGCGTACGACGATGCCGGACGCATTGTTCGTCTTCCTCAAGCCGCCGTCGTGGGACGAGCTGGTCCGCCGGCTGGTCGGTCGCGGCACCGAGACGGCCGAGGAACGCGAGCGGCGCCTGGTCACCGCGCGCGAGGAACTGGCCGCCGAACCGGAGTTCGACGTGACCATCGTCAACCACGAAGTTCACGCTGCTGCGGACGAGTTGGTAACCTTGATGATGCAACCCCCAACAGATCTGTGA
- the rpoZ gene encoding DNA-directed RNA polymerase subunit omega, with the protein MSSPKIAAEGVTNPSIDDLLTKTDSKYKLVLYSAKRARQINAYYSQLGEGLLEYVGPLVDTHVQEKPLSIALREINDDLLTCEDIDPAELAAEEAAAKAGASDAFPASE; encoded by the coding sequence GTGTCTTCTCCGAAAATCGCCGCCGAGGGCGTCACGAACCCCTCGATCGACGACCTGCTGACCAAGACGGACAGCAAGTACAAGCTGGTGCTCTACAGCGCCAAGCGCGCCCGGCAGATCAACGCGTACTACTCCCAGCTGGGCGAGGGCCTCCTGGAGTACGTCGGTCCACTCGTGGACACGCACGTCCAGGAGAAGCCGCTCTCCATCGCGCTGCGCGAGATCAACGATGACCTGCTCACCTGCGAGGACATCGACCCTGCCGAGCTTGCCGCCGAGGAGGCCGCGGCCAAGGCTGGGGCCTCGGACGCGTTCCCCGCGAGCGAGTAG